The Lathyrus oleraceus cultivar Zhongwan6 chromosome 5, CAAS_Psat_ZW6_1.0, whole genome shotgun sequence genome includes the window ACGGAAGACATTTTGATTTCAAAGattaaatatataaaaatataacaatgattatatatatatatatatatatatatatatatatatatatatatatatatatatatatatatatatatatatatatatatatatatatatatatatatatatatatatatatcataacCAAACCTTTTTTAGTATTATTAAATTCTAGAGTTGAATTATTCTTTTTATTCTTATCACATAGCCAAACCATATAAATGATTACACTATGTTTCATATTTATTATCCTTTCATACATAATAACAATTGCATCATTGCATATGGGTCCATAAGTGACAAAGTTGTGCCCAGTAACCCAACCACAATTAGTTGTGTTCTTTTACTTGAAATTCTGAACTGCTTTATTAGAAGACATCGAAGATACTGAGTCTTGATTTTGGATTGATAAATCAGAATGTTCTTTTGCAACAATCACAAACTAATATTAATATTATAAACAAAGAAAGTAAAAGATATGTCAAATTGATCATGCTAAAACGGTTTCCATACAATAAATATCAATGTCATTGGTGACACCAAATATTGATATGTCATCATCACCGTGTCAGGTAGGACTCCATCATTGTGCTTCCTTCTTATTCTTCTCAATAGCCAGTTGGATTTTAGGACATATGGATCTAATGTAGCCATGTAACAACTCCTTCTAACTTGTTATATTTTTGGCAATGTAATGTTTGATGCCTTCCAATAGAGTGATAATAGACTTCTCCCTATGCTCCAATATTTTCCTATTGAATGCTTCACGCATGTTGTTCACTTGTAAATCACACTTTGCTCCAACGACAAATAGGGACATCCAACATATCTTTTCATGCATCCTCTTTCTTTCATTGTTTTCATTCTCTGTATTATGCTTCACATATACATATATTACATCATAACATACAATATCTTTTGAAATTCTAGTACATCCTATTCATTGTTCAAGAGTCTAAGAGCACAAGAAAAGCTATATGCAAGGTTCCAATACCATAAGCACTTTATATTTGTGTAACCCTCACTCTGAATCATACCCTCTAATTTCATGTATAACATATAATCGACATCCCAACTACAATTCATCTCAATAATTTCCTCATTAACATACCACTTAACATATCTCTCAACTAATTTCTTCTATGATATATTCTCAACctaatatttatttaaaaaatattttgaatattGTGTTAATTAAAatattgaatttttaaaaatattttgaattgATGACATAGATCTAAAGTCAAGCTGCCACCTCATTAATGAAGATGACACATAACTAAAATTGAATAGGAGACCACAAAAATTCAAAGACCATCAAAATTAAGAGCTCATAATAATTTGTTTTGTAATAGATGTTCAATTTTTTTAAAACGCTCAAATTAGAGGATCAAAATTGCATTTAAActaaaattaaattttataaaaataagaaataaaataaaataaaacattttATTAAAATTTACTAAAAATAATATGATTTATTATTGAACCAAGATTATATTGGAGGCATCTACAAATATatcaaaataaaatgaaaaatctTTCATGAACACCCACTCATTTTCATTCACATGAAACATCTTGTTAACCACTAGCAAAAATATAAATAAGTGTATGTTTGAAAACTTAAAACATCACGTTTTCAATCCACATTTGGCCAACATTACTAATTGTGGCTTCAATAAAATAACATCTATATTACTTAGAGACACAACATTACTAATTTGACCATGTAAATTGAATTAGCCATCTTTTTGAAAAACAGGTGTACTTTGTTTTTACATATTTGTACAAAAAAGTTATGATAGGTGTAAAAGTGAAAAATATGAAACCTCTAAACTTAAATCCAAATTAATCAAGTGTACATAAGTGGAGTGAGAGTAGAGGCAGGGCAACGTCATTATATTCCAAAACCTTTAGCTACCATCCATCAATTTCCCTCTTCTCACACCTCACTCTTACTCTTTGCAATTGCATGCACCCCATTTCCCTTAATATAACCATAATTACCACTCCAATTATATTCTCACTATTTTTGTCCTCTCTACATACCATCTTCCATAGCTAAAACACActtcaaaaaaaatcaaaattctCTTTCATCCTCCATCCATGGCTCCTAACCAACACCATTCACGTTTTAGTTCTAACATGCAGCACTACTACTACAACGACACCGAGGATAGCGACAACAACGAGATTGTTATAGATACGGATATCGACGAGTACGAGTACGAAGAAGaggaggaagaagatgaagatgaagatgaagaagaaggagaGATCAAAAccaacaagaacaacaacaatgTTGTTTTTGGTGGTTCTTCATTTTCACTGAGCCGGGTATTACTTGACCCGAGAGGAAAATGGGTTGAAGAATGGAACAGAGTATTTCTTTTGGTGTGTGCGATGGGTTTATTTGTGGACCCACTATTTTTCTACGCCCTATCAATAAGTGACACGTGTATGTGTCTGTTTGTAGACGGTTGGTTACTCGTTACCGTCACCGTTATCCGTTGCATGACGGACGCGTTACATCTATGGAATATTTGGTTACAGTTCTATATTCAGAAACGCTCCTCTTTTGGCTTCATTCATAATActcatcatcatcaccatcatcaaaATTCTTCACATGCTCTTCGTTATTTCAAAGCCAACAAGGGCTTTTTCTTTGACATTTTTGTCCTTCTCCCTCTTCCTCAGGTAACTATCTATCACTTCATTATAATGTCTAAATTTGTAATATCCAAATTCAGTTTGTGATGTCATTTTAAAGATCTCCAAAATCTTTACAGTTAAACATCCATTTTGGTATTGTAACGTGTTACGTGTGAGTAAATCATCCAACTACAGATTAAAATTAGTCTTGCGTATGCGCAGAGAACTTCGGTAGGTTAGTTGCACTTTAACCGTTAATTACAGTTTAATCATAATAGCAAAATAAATAGATATTTTTAGGATTTGTTAACCTGTCTTATGCTCTCAAAGACGACTCTGCTATAATTTCTGTGCTGGGTCGGTACATGCAAAATTTTAATCTGACTTTAATTGAGTTCTGCTATTAGATGATGAGATTGGTTTCTAGATTAGTTTATTATAAGGTCGGATACTAAGTTTTCAAAACTAACTTTTCTTTATCAGATTGTGCTATGGGTGACAATTCCATCTCTGTTAAAGGAAGGGTCAATTACTAAGGTGATGAGTGTATTGTTGATCATGTTTGTGTTTCAATACCTTCCTAAAATTTATCATTCAGTATGCTTTGTGCGTCGCAACCTCTCCGGTTACATTTTCGGAACCGTTTGGTGGGGATTTGCTCTCAACATGATCGCTTATTTTGTTGCTTCTCATGTAAGCAATTCTatcatattattattattattattattattattattaaagTATTGTATGTGACGCTATCCTAAGACGCCCTCAAAGATGGTTCTGACTATTTATATTCGGTGAAACAGGCGGTAGGGGCGTGTTGGTATTTGTTGGGACTTCAAAGGGCGTCAAAGTGTCTAGAAGAGCAATGTGGGAGAACAATGGGTTGTGGATTGAGAACATTGTGTTGCAAGGAACCAATATATTATGGAAGCAGTAGCATGTTGAAGAAATTAGAGAGAACAAGGTTGATATGGGCACAGAACAGAGAAGCAAGGTCTACATGTTTAGCTAGTGCTGATAACTATGACTATGGAGTTTATGAATGGAGTGTTCAACTGGTAACAAATAATAGCCGTTTGGAAAAGATACTACTCCCTATCTTTTGGGGCCTAATGACTCTAAGGTATTATTTTCTGATTAAATTGTATTTGATGCTTCATATGCACTCTATATATCTCTTTCACTAATTTTAAGTAAAAAAATCTGATTCTCACAATCTTTTTTGATGTGACAAGCACTTTTGGGAACCTCCAGAGCACAACGGAAAGGATGGAAGTCGTTTTCATCATTATTGTATTGACTAGTGGCCTCCTTTTAGTCACTATGCTAATAGGAAACATCAAGGTACATAATTATAAGCA containing:
- the LOC127086417 gene encoding cyclic nucleotide-gated ion channel 4, which translates into the protein MAPNQHHSRFSSNMQHYYYNDTEDSDNNEIVIDTDIDEYEYEEEEEEDEDEDEEEGEIKTNKNNNNVVFGGSSFSLSRVLLDPRGKWVEEWNRVFLLVCAMGLFVDPLFFYALSISDTCMCLFVDGWLLVTVTVIRCMTDALHLWNIWLQFYIQKRSSFGFIHNTHHHHHHQNSSHALRYFKANKGFFFDIFVLLPLPQIVLWVTIPSLLKEGSITKVMSVLLIMFVFQYLPKIYHSVCFVRRNLSGYIFGTVWWGFALNMIAYFVASHAVGACWYLLGLQRASKCLEEQCGRTMGCGLRTLCCKEPIYYGSSSMLKKLERTRLIWAQNREARSTCLASADNYDYGVYEWSVQLVTNNSRLEKILLPIFWGLMTLSTFGNLQSTTERMEVVFIIIVLTSGLLLVTMLIGNIKVFLHATTSKKQAMKLKMTNIEWWMSKRRLPHGLRQRVRNYERQCWAAMRGVDECQLIKILPEGLRRDIKYHLCLGLVRQVPLFQHMDELVLENICDRVKSLVFTKGETLTREGEPVQRMLFVVRGHLQSSQVLRDGVKSCCMLGPGNFSGDELLSWCLRRPFVQRLPTSSSTLVTLETCEVFGLEAEDVKYVTQHFRYTFAKENVRRSVRYYSPGWRTWAAVAIQLAWRRYRHRLTLSSLSFIRPRRPLSRSTSLEEDRLRLYTALLTSPKPNQDDFS